A single genomic interval of Musa acuminata AAA Group cultivar baxijiao chromosome BXJ3-4, Cavendish_Baxijiao_AAA, whole genome shotgun sequence harbors:
- the LOC135637201 gene encoding uncharacterized protein C594.04c-like: MGSFKNAAIAFLAPLPSVLFYLSFLHHYRHRSYPSPPPSDHLWGWCFHHPLLLANVLFFANVDVLFWLIGLLLSNHWLIDLYWTVIPVMLVHYFASHPLAKADAARSAVVTVLTWIWSVRLTHNYFRRERWQWGAREDWRFNEMRKEYGRPWWWISFFAVYLSQQVFLIGICLPMYAIHSSDKPWNIWDSLATVACLSGIVIAYFADTQLYEFVSKNETLSKHGAPSVPNLDTGIWCYSRHPNYFGEQLWWWSLFVYAWNVGQGWMFIGPLVNSLCLAYVTVLVERRMLKKDHRAEAYREYQRRTSVWIPWFKRTSGVPKAKSS; this comes from the exons ATGGGAAGCTTCAAGAACGCCGCCATTGCCTTTCTCGCCCCTCTCCCTTCCGTCCTCTTCTACCTCTCCTTCCTCCACCACTACCGCCACCGCTCGTATCCCTCCCCTCCCCCTTCCGACCACCTCTGGGGCTGGTGCTTCCACCACCCTCTCCTCCTCGCCAACGTCCTCTTTTTCGCCAACGTCGACGTCCTCTTCTGGCTTATCGGCCTCCTCCTCTCCAACCACTGG TTGATCGATCTGTATTGGACGGTGATCCCGGTGATGCTGGTCCACTACTTCGCTAGCCACCCGCTGGCGAAGGCGGACGCTGCTAGGTCGGCGGTGGTGACCGTGTTGACTTGGATATGGAGCGTGAGGCTCACCCACAACTATTTCAGGAGGGAGCGGTGGCAGTGGGGGGCGAGAGAGGATTGGCGGTTCAACGAGATGAGGAAGGAGTACGGCAGACCCTGGTGGTGGATATCCTTCTTTGCCGTCTACCTCTCCCAGCAG GTCTTTTTGATTGGCATATGCCTGCCAATGTATGCTATTCACTCGAGCGATAAACCATGGAATATCTGGGACTCTCTCGCTACAGTTGCATGCTTGAGTGGAATAGTCATCGCATACTTTGCAGATACACAACTCTATGAATTTGTGAGCAAAAATGAAACTTTAAGTAAACATGGTGCACCCTCAGTGCCAAATCTTGACACCGGGATCTGGTGCTACTCGCGCCACCCAAACTACTTTGGGGAACAGCTCTGGTGGTGGTCCTTGTTTGTGTATGCTTGGAATGTTGGACAAGGTTGGATGTTCATTGGCCCACTGGTGAATAGCTTGTGCTTGGCATATGTTACAGTGCTGGTAGAACGGCGGATGCTAAAGAAAGATCATCGGGCTGAGGCCTACAGGGAGTACCAGAGGAGAACATCCGTCTGGATTCCTTGGTTCAAGAGAACAAGTGGAGTTCCGAAGGCAAAGAGTAGCTGA
- the LOC135636063 gene encoding uncharacterized protein LOC135636063 gives MKPRPSGVREFGQTSLPPSFFSKSRVPDEHHPKRSSNKQPVPLSEFLNRKLIKTTDRSVKVKQTSFSSIGSATKDSSSKNDEASGRFILHDVIFRQFMVSAKGKEQSEITGGGESGGPQLQSYTGGSDNSRKRKNPFDSSGDGERVTARKSMIVLGDDPKPWRSRRGKTTVETTDKPFYDHYANGSGQWDCSKEGVDSEEVGCNDFWEGMGSTTLGGLEWH, from the exons ATGAAACCGAGACCGTCGGGAGTGAGGGAATTCGGCCAGACCTCTCTTCCACcatctttcttctccaaatctag AGTTCCCGACGAGCATCATCCGAAAAGGTCATCCAACAAGCAGCCGGTGCCACTTTCCGAGTTCTTGAATCGAAAGCTCATCAAAACCACTGACAGATCAGTTAAG GTGAAGCAAACCTCTTTTTCATCGATTGGTTCTGCTACCAAGGATTCATCAAGTAAAAACGATGAAGCGAGCGGTAGATTCATTCTCCATGATGTGATTTTCCGGCAGTTTATGGTCTCGGCCAAAGGAAAAGAACAATCGGAAATCACCGGAGGAGGCGAAAGTGGGGGACCTCAACTACAATCATATACCGGGGGAAGCGACAATTCAAGGAAAAGAAAGAACCCCTTTGATTCTTCAG GTGATGGTGAGAGGGTGACAGCTCGAAAATCTATGATTGTTCTTGGTGATGATCCAAAGCCCTGGCGAAGTAGAAGAGGGAAGACAACAGTGGAAACCACAGATAAGCCCTTCTACGATCACT ATGCAAATGGAAGTGGGCAGTGGGATTGCAGCAAGGAAGGAGTGGACAGTGAAGAAGTTGGCTGCAATGATTTCTGGGAAGGAATGGGTTCCACCACGTTGGGAGGTTTGGAATGGCACTGA
- the LOC135636409 gene encoding uncharacterized protein LOC135636409 codes for MSSHARLAETLGASRKRKDRESPPDLPRAHHASKAEPAKEPASARSPTAKEGNLLLAGYLAHEFLTKGTLLGKKLGPGRADSGKRPLEPGSAEPAGTYAEVSYLLMRGGAHIPGVVNPTQLARWLQM; via the coding sequence ATGTCGAGCCACGCCCGTCTCGCGGAGACACTTGGCGCGTCAAGGAAGCGGAAGGACCGGGAAAGCCCGCCCGACCTACCCCGTGCCCATCACGCGAGCAAGGCcgagccggctaaggaaccggccTCGGCACGCTCGCCGACGGCTAAGGAGGGCAACCTGCTCCTGGCCGGCTACTTGGCGCACGAGTTCCTCACCAAGGGAACCCTCTTAGGGAAGAAGTTGGGACCGGGCCGGGCCGACTCGGGGAAAAGGCCTCTTGAGCCAGGCTCGGCTGAGCCGGCGGGGACCTACGCAGAGGTCTCGTATTTGCTGATGCGGGGCGGGGCCCATATACCAGGCGTGGTCAACCCCACTCAACTGGCTCGGTGGCTCCAGATGTGA
- the LOC103979475 gene encoding pectinesterase inhibitor 9, with protein sequence MDRSTLAFVLLAAAICVPASCLTSATSSPAEFVRDSCRGTRYPALCEQSLVAYAPAVHRSKRELARAALAVSADRARSASAFVSRMSSGGQKKVRSREAGAVRDCIETMHDSVDQLQQSMEEMGRMGRARSPRFAWHLSNVQTWVSAALTDETTCLDGISQYAGPAVRAAIRKKVVDVARVTSNALALVNQLGPRN encoded by the coding sequence ATGGATCGCTCCACTCTCGCCTTTGTTCTCCTCGCCGCCGCCATCTGCGTCCCCGCCAGCTGCCTCACCTCCGCCACCAGCTCCCCTGCCGAGTTCGTGCGCGATTCCTGCAGGGGCACGCGGTACCCCGCCCTGTGCGAGCAGAGCCTGGTGGCCTACGCGCCGGCGGTCCACCGGAGCAAGCGGGAGCTGGCCCGAGCCGCCCTGGCCGTCAGCGCCGACCGGGCCCGGTCCGCCTCCGCCTTCGTGAGCCGGATGTCTTCCGGGGGCCAGAAGAAGGTCCGGTCCCGGGAGGCCGGCGCGGTGCGGGACTGCATCGAGACTATGCACGACAGCGTCGACCAGCTCCAGCAGTCAATGGAGGAGATGGGCCGGATGGGGCGGGCGCGTAGCCCTCGGTTCGCTTGGCACCTCAGCAACGTCCAGACCTGGGTCAGCGCCGCGCTCACCGACGAGACGACCTGCCTCGACGGCATCTCCCAGTACGCCGGCCCCGCAGTGCGGGCGGCCATCAGGAAGAAGGTGGTCGACGTGGCTCGGGTCACCAGCAACGCCCTGGCTCTCGTGAATCAACTCGGCCCCAGGAACTGA
- the LOC135635186 gene encoding cyclin-dependent kinase inhibitor 5-like isoform X1, which produces MMGKYMRKAKLSGEVAVMEVAAHQPSLGVRTRARALAAGQDSSLAYLELRSRRLEKPLPPAPASKTKALPKDTPDSSRNPRLSSQKVSRSPTSNSGTRRCYEKGGGASPDVEVSLGENVLEAESRERETTPCSLTRDSETMATPGSTTRSSNSIVGNQRMQNLVLQNIPTGHEMEEFFVGLEKLQQQAFIEKYTILGVLFFCWLSKTSMLWFSIRKRMC; this is translated from the exons ATGATGGGGAAATATATGAGGAAAGCCAAACTCTCCGGCGAGGTGGCGGTCATGGAGGTCGCCGCCCACCAGCCCTCGCTCGGCGTCCGCACCCGCGCCCGGGCCCTCGCAGCCGGGCAGGACTCCTCCCTCGCCTACCTCGAGCTCCGCAGCCGCCGCCTCGAGAAGCCTCTGCCGCCGGCTCCGGCATCCAAGACGAAGGCCCTACCCAAGGATACCCCCGATTCCAGCCGTAACCCTAGGCTTAGCTCACAGAAGGTGAGCCGTTCTCCGACGTCGAATTCGGGGACGAGGAGGTGTTATGAGAAGGGCGGGGGCGCGTCACCGGATGTGGAGGTGTCGCTCGGGGAGAACGTTCTCGAGGCCGAATCGAGAGAAAG GGAGACAACACCTTGCAGTTTGACAAGGGACTCGGAAACAATGGCAACTCCAGGTTCTACGACAAGATCTAGCAACTCAATTGTTGGTAACCAGAGAATGCAGAATCTGGTGCTTCAGAACATCCCTACCGGTCACGAAATGGAAGAGTTTTTTGTGGGGCTAGAGAAACTCCAGCAGCAAGCGTTCATAGAAAAGTACACGATTCTTGGAGTGCTTTTCTTTTGTTGGCTTAGTAAAACATCTATGCTTTGGTTTTCAATTAGGAAAAGAATGTGCTAA
- the LOC135635186 gene encoding cyclin-dependent kinase inhibitor 4-like isoform X2 → MMGKYMRKAKLSGEVAVMEVAAHQPSLGVRTRARALAAGQDSSLAYLELRSRRLEKPLPPAPASKTKALPKDTPDSSRNPRLSSQKVSRSPTSNSGTRRCYEKGGGASPDVEVSLGENVLEAESRERETTPCSLTRDSETMATPGSTTRSSNSIVGNQRMQNLVLQNIPTGHEMEEFFVGLEKLQQQAFIEKYNFDPANDIPLPGRYEWVELDS, encoded by the exons ATGATGGGGAAATATATGAGGAAAGCCAAACTCTCCGGCGAGGTGGCGGTCATGGAGGTCGCCGCCCACCAGCCCTCGCTCGGCGTCCGCACCCGCGCCCGGGCCCTCGCAGCCGGGCAGGACTCCTCCCTCGCCTACCTCGAGCTCCGCAGCCGCCGCCTCGAGAAGCCTCTGCCGCCGGCTCCGGCATCCAAGACGAAGGCCCTACCCAAGGATACCCCCGATTCCAGCCGTAACCCTAGGCTTAGCTCACAGAAGGTGAGCCGTTCTCCGACGTCGAATTCGGGGACGAGGAGGTGTTATGAGAAGGGCGGGGGCGCGTCACCGGATGTGGAGGTGTCGCTCGGGGAGAACGTTCTCGAGGCCGAATCGAGAGAAAG GGAGACAACACCTTGCAGTTTGACAAGGGACTCGGAAACAATGGCAACTCCAGGTTCTACGACAAGATCTAGCAACTCAATTGTTGGTAACCAGAGAATGCAGAATCTGGTGCTTCAGAACATCCCTACCGGTCACGAAATGGAAGAGTTTTTTGTGGGGCTAGAGAAACTCCAGCAGCAAGCGTTCATAGAAAA GTACAACTTTGATCCCGCGAATGACATCCCGCTCCCGGGCCGCTACGAATGGGTAGAACTCGACTCCTAG